The Calditrichia bacterium genomic interval AAATCGATTTGCTGGACGATCCCAAAAAGGTGCTGCCGATGATCGAAGCGTATCAGGCGGTTTTCCCGTTTACCGGAATTTTACCGATTTCCGCCGAACGCGATATCAGTCTGGACAAATTGGTGGTGGAGATGGTGAAATCGCTGCCGATCAGTCCGCCGTTTTACCCGACCGATTTCATCACCGATCAGCAGGAACGCTTTTTTGTCGCAGAAATTATTCGCGAAAAAATATTTACGCTGTTCAGCAAAGAAATCCCCTACGCAACCCATGTCGAAGTAGAGGAATTTCGCGAAAGCAACGGTGCGAAAGATTACATCCGTGCTGTTATTTATGCGGAGCGACAAACCCAAAAGCAGATCATCATCGGGAAAAAAGGTGAAGCGTTGAAACGAGTTGGCGCATCTGCCCGTAAAGATATTGAGCAATTTCTGGATCGACCGGTTTTTCTGGAATTGTTCGTCAAAGTATCGCCGGATTGGCGCAAAAAAGACAGCTTGCTGCGCCAGCTCGGGTATAATTCGTAAATTATTTTGCTGTAATTTTTCACAAAATCGGGTATCAACATGCCAAAAATTTTGATCGTCGAAGATGAACCGCACATGCGCCAGGGCTTGCGCGACAACCTCGAATTTGAAGGCTACACGGTCGATTTTGCCGAAGACGGCGCCGCCGGTTGGCACAAAATTCAGGAATCGACCTTCGACCTGATTATTCTCGATGTGATGATGCCCAAAATGTCCGGATTTGATGTGTGCAAAAAGGCCCGCGAAAAGGGCATCCGTACGCCGATCATCATGCTCACTGCCAAAGG includes:
- the era gene encoding GTPase Era is translated as MSSTENPVFQPVPPTFQAGYVAVIGLPNAGKSTLLNHLIEQKLSIVTDKPQTTRKNVLGILNAPGYQIVFMDTPGMIDPRYNLQEMMMRFVKTAINDADLLVYVLDVSDKRQKPETVRDLLSGAKGRPVLLALNKIDLLDDPKKVLPMIEAYQAVFPFTGILPISAERDISLDKLVVEMVKSLPISPPFYPTDFITDQQERFFVAEIIREKIFTLFSKEIPYATHVEVEEFRESNGAKDYIRAVIYAERQTQKQIIIGKKGEALKRVGASARKDIEQFLDRPVFLELFVKVSPDWRKKDSLLRQLGYNS